In Mucilaginibacter sp. KACC 22063, the genomic stretch ATTGTCCTTGGCTTGACGCTGTGATCAATGCCACGGGCTTATCTACAAAATCGCCTGAGCTAACAGTCCAGTCAAGCAAATTTTTCAGAGATCCAGGTACTCCAAAGGCATATTCAGGTGAGCAAATTAAAATGGCATCAGCTATTTTTAGGTGCTTCCGTAAATTACTGACTGATTCAGGAGGTGTATCCGTATCTAAATCCGGGTTAAAATGCGGTAGCGACCCCATGTCATCATAAATGGTAAATTGGTGATTCGCTGCGCTTTGCTTTAAATATTCGAGAATAGCTATGTTAGAAGATTGATGTCTTAAACTACCTGATATCGCTAATATGTTAAGCATCCTTTTGTTATTACTATTCATTAAAAGTAAGAATAAAGGCTGAACCTTGTCCTTCTACAGATTGTACCTGGATACTGCCTTTGTGCAGCTGCATAATTTGCTTACACAAACTTAAGCCTATCCCGCTGCCAGTTTTGCGGGTACTGAAAAATGGGATAAATATCTTTTCTAAAATCTCCGGCGGCATGCCTACGCCATTATCAGAAATTTTGATGATCGTTTTTGTTCCTACATGTTCGCCCGAAAGAATGATCTGAGGTTCATCACGGTCTTTAACGGCTTCAATAGCATTAATTAACAGGTTGATCAGTACCTGCTCAATTAAATTTAAATCCAGTTCGATAGCCAAATTTAAGTCGCGCAGAATGATGTCAAGCTCAATGTATTTCTTTTCCAGCGTAGGCTGCATCAGGGTATTCAAGTTCTCGAACAGGTCGCACACCAATACTTTTTCCAAGTCGAGTTTAGTGATCTTGTTCAGGTTGCGGTAGCTCTCAGTAAATTTAAGTAAGCCTTCGCTCCGGCGTTTAATGGTATCAATACCCAGTTCAAGGTCTTCCAGGTCTTCGCTTACTACACTATCCTTTTTATCAATGCCTTGCAGCCTTTTTTTAAGTGTATCCGCAAGTGATGAAATCGGTGCTACCGAGTTCATGATCTCATGTGTCATTACGTTCAACAGCTTCGACCACGCCTTTGACTCATTTTCGTCCAGCGCTTCACTTACGTTCTGAAACGCAAGTAATTTGTAAGTCTTGTTTTCGCTGCGCAACAAACTGGCTGTAACCAGCACCTTAAATAGCTGGCGGTCTTTGCTTAAAGTGACCACCTTGCTTTCGCCCGGTTTTAAACCGATAACTTCCTGGTATAGTTGTGGTTCACGCTTTTCAAGCGAAGCAATAGTTTTGAGATAAGGTATGCCTAAAAGCTTTTTAAAAGACTCATTGATCCAACCGATTTCACCGTTTTCGGGTTCAAAAGAAAGGATGCCGGTGTTTACCAATTCCAGTACCTTTTGGAGATAATGATATTGCTGCTCGCGCTCGCGGTTAATGGTTTTAAAAGTATTATTGATCTCATTGAAACCTTTGCGCAACGGCTTTAACTCGTTAGGGGCGTGGTGCTCGTCAAAATGCCTGGAGAAATCACGGTATTGTACCGATTCAACAAATTGGTCTACTTCTGCCTGGGCCTTCCATTGAAAGCGCATCAGCTCAATTACCAGGTAAATAATAACAGGGAGCAAAGCCACGCTATAAACATAACTTGACCTTGCCAGCAATAATGCCGCCGCTGTGAGACTAAGAAATAATAAAATGACGCGTAATATAAGGCGCCACTCGTAACGGTTAAATATCATATTTACTTAGTCGCCTGTAAAGGGCAGTTCGTGTCAGGCCAAGTTCTTTTGCGGCACGTGTAATGTTGCCGTTATGCTTTTCAATCACTTTAAGTATGGCATTTTTTTCAAGTGTACTTAACTGAATGTTTTCGTTATCATCAAACTTTTCAGTAGGTGTAGTTTCCAGTACAGAAAAAATCAGATCATCCGGGTGAAGGATCTGATCGTCGGCCATAATAACAGCACGTTCAATGGTGTACTGCAACTCGCGCACATTGCCGGGATAATGATAGCTTTTAAGTTTTTGTACAGCTGCGGCATCAAAATCTACCGCTGGTTTCAAATACTTGTTAGCATACATATTGGCAAAATGTCGTGCCAGTACTACAATATCGTTACTACGCCTGCGCAACGGCGGCATGGTAATTTCAACCGTATTAATGCGATAAATTAAATCCTTGCGGAAACGGTTCTCATTAGCAAGCTCATTTAACGGAACATTGGTGGCACAAATTAAACGGATATTAATGTCAACCGGTTTATTGGTCCCTAAGCGTGTAACTTGCCTGTTTTGTAATACGGTTAACAGCTTGGCTTGTTGCTGTAAACTAATATTACCAATCTCGTCCAAAAATAAGGTACCGCCTTCAGCTTCTTCAAAACGTCCGGCGCGGTCTTCGCGGGCGTCAGTAAAAGCACCTTTTTTATGTCCGAATAGTTCACTTTCAAAAAGTGTATCGGTAAGCGCGCCAACGTCCACCTTTACAAAAGGCTTATTTGCACGTAACGAGCGTTCATGAATGGCTTTTGCCATCAGATCTTTACCAGTACCGTTTTCGCCAAGTATCAAGATGTTTGCATCGGTAGGGGCTATCTTATTTACCTTATGGAAAATATCGCTCATGGCCTCAGATTCGCCAAGTATCATGGTTGAACCAGCTTTTGGCTTGGCGGGTTTTGAGGATTTGTCACCTTCTTTTTTATCTAAAAGATCGGTGATGGTTTCTATCAGTTTTTCGTTATGCCAAGGCTTAACAACAAAATCATTAGCACCTTCTTTTAATGAGCGTACCGCCAGGTCTATGTCACCATAGGCCGTAATCATGATCACGCACAGGTTAGGTTTCCATTCTTTAACCTTGCGCAGCCAGTAGATACCTTCGTTACCAGTATTAATGGCACTGTTAAAGTTCATGTCCAATAGCAGCAGATCAACCTGGTTTCTTTGTAGCAGTGAGTTTAAGTTCTCGGGGTTCTTATCGGTAATAACTTCCAGTACCTGTGGTTTTAATAACAATTTTACGGCCGTAAGCACGTCCGGGTCATCGTCTACTACAAGTACGGTTGCTTTTTTTAGGATCATTTAGTTTAGATTTATAGGAAAAAGTAGTATCTGTTTTAATAAAATTTGAATTTACTAAATGACGGTATTTAAATCAATAAGTTACAAGCTATTTTCATTTTAGTACAATAAAAACATTGCCAGTAAGTCACAATGCACGTCTTTCAATACTTCCCATCTGACGTTTTTTATTTAAACTGTATCATTTGCGAACAGTGCATGTAACAGAAGCGAACGAAAATTCAGAATTTAATAATTTATAACTAATTGTAAATCAAATGTTTGTTTTATGGCATACGTTTTTGCTATGATCAATCAAATTATACTTTACTACTGTGGACAGAAAAATTGAAAAAAAGACATGGAATACTAAACGGATAATGACGATTGCCGGTATAAGCGCTGTTGTATTACTGGTAGGAGGCAGCATCTTATTTACATCTGGTAAAAGTAAGTTAAACGTTGATACAGAGCGTATCACAATAAGCGATATTAAAAAGGGCTCTTTCCAGGAGTTTATACCGGTTAATGGTGTAGTAATGCCGATAACCACTATCTACCTTGACGCTTCTGAAGGTGGTCGTGTTGAACAAAAATATGTTGAGGATGGTGCCGAAGTGAAAAAAGGCGACCCGATTTTAAAACTGTCGAACACAGATCTTGAGTTAAACCTGGCTAACCAGGAGACCCAGGTATATGCTGCACAAACACAGATGCAGATATCACATAACAATGCGCAGCAAAATACCGTGACCAAGCTAAACCAGATGGCTGACGTGGATAATTCGCTGCGCGATGCCGAGCGTATTTACAAGCTTGACAAACACCTGTATGAGCAAAAAGCTATTGGATCGCAGGAATGGCAAAAAGCGCAAAACGATTATAACTACCAGGTTTACCGTAAAAAGCTGACCATGCAGATCATGAAGCAGGATACGGTATCAACCCGCCAGCAGGATGCACAATCGCGCGAACAGTATGCACAGATGAAAAAGACGCTGGAGCTGATGCGCCAAAAGGTTGCCGACCTGACTGTTCGTGCACCAATTGATGGCCAGTTGACTTCTATGGATGCAGAAATTGGGCAAAATAAAAATAAAGGGGAACGTTTAGGACAAATCGACGTCTTATCGGGATATAAGGTACGGGTTGATATCGATGAGCATTACATTACCCGCATATTCAATGGTTTAATGGGTGATTTCTCGCTGGGTGACAAGACTTATAAGCTAAAGATCAAGAAGATCTTTACACAGGTTACTAATGGCCGCTTCCAGGTAGATATGCAATTTATTGGCGAGGTTCCTAAAACGATCCGCCGCGGGCAAACCTTACAAATTCGTTTGGCATTAAGTGACGAAACACAAGCTTTACTGGTACCTAAGGGTGGTTTCTATCAGCAAACCGGTGGTAACTGGATATTCAAACTAAGTGACGATGGTAAAACAGCTTATCGAGTAGATATTCAGCTTGGACGCCAGAACCCGGACTATTACGAAGTTTTACAGGGACTGAAACCAGGCGATAAGGTAGTAACATCAAGCTATGATAACTACGGAGATATGCAGGAACTGGTGCTGAAGAAATAGAGACTCAGAAACAAGAGCCAAGAATCAAGAGACAAGACAAAAAACTCGCAACTCGAAACTGATAACACGAGACAAACATAAAATATAACCTAAATAAAATCATCCCTTTAATGGGTAAGGAGGCTAAATGATCAGAATAACTAATCTTGAAAAGTATTACCGCACCGAAGAGGTAGAAACTATTGCGCTTAATAAACTTAACATGGAAGTAAAGAAGGGCGAGTTTGTAGCCATTATGGGGCCATCCGGTTGTGGTAAGTCTACATTACTTAATATACTGGGTATGCTTGACGATCCGGATGGAGGCAGTTATGTATTCAACGATATTGAAGTAGCGCATTTTAACGAACGCAAACGCGCAGACCTGCGTAAACATAACATAGGTTTCGTTTTCCAAAGCTTTAACCTTATTGACGAGCTTACCGTATTTGAAAACGTAGAACTGCCCTTGATATACACCGGCGTAGCAGCTTCAGAGCGTGTTAAAAGGGTAGAAGAGGTGTTAGATAAAATGCAGATCATGCACCGCCGTAACCACTATCCACAACAGTTATCAGGTGGTCAGCAGCAACGTGTGGCTATAGCCCGTGCGGTTGTTAACAAGCCTAAATTAATACTTGCGGATGAGCCTACCGGTAACCTTGACAGTAGTAACGGTAACGAGGTAATGGAACTACTTACCGATTTAAATGAACAGGGTACTACCATTGTAATGGTTACTCACTCTGAGCATGACGCACGTTACAGTCACCGCATTATCAGGTTATTAGACGGACAAACCGTGGTAGAGAACATTATGATATAAGGTTTAGGTATAGCATTTATCAACCTTAAAGAATCGACATCATGCTAAAGAATTACCTCAAAATTGCCTGGAGAAACTTATGGAAAAATAAGGCATTCTCGGCTATTAATATTGCCGGGCTTACTATTGGTATGGCAAGCGCTGCGCTCATCTTATTATGGGTGCAAAATGAATTAAGTTTCGACCGCGGTTATCCCAAAAAAGACCGCATATACGTAGCCTATAACAGGGCAAAATTTGATGGTAAATTATGGTGCTGGGCTACTACCCCTAAAATATTAGGCCCCACTATCAAAGCAGATTACCCACAGGTTGAAGATGTGGCAAGATACAACCAGGCAGGTTTCCTTTTCACTTACGGCGATAGAAAGCTTAATATAAGTGGTGGCTTTACAGATCCCGGTTTCTTAAATGTTTTTGATTTTACGGTATTAAAAGGTGATGCTAAAACTGCCTTGAAAGACAATTATTCGATTGCTGTTACTCAAAAAATGGCTAAAAAGCTTTTTGGCACTGAAGATGTAATTGGCAAGGTTGTAAAAATTGATAGTAATGCCAATTTTACCGTAACCGCTTTATTAAAAGACTTACCTAACAATACGAGTTTCAATTTTGATTACTTGCTGCCATGGTCGTACATGAAGCAAATAAAATATGACGATGATTACTGGGGCAATAACTCAGTAGCTACCTATGTATTATTAAAACCAGGGGTAAATATAGATGCTTTCAACAAACAGGTAAAAAATATTACCCGTTCACACTCCAAAGGCACTGAGGAGAATGAAGTGTTTCTTTGGCCCGCAGACAAATGGCACCTATATGCAAAGTTTGTAGACGGTAAAAACACAGGCGGCTATATTTCAACAGTAAGGCAATTTGCGGCCATCGCCTTGTTTATATTGCTGATTGCATGTATCAACTTTATGAACCTCAGCACTGCACGAAGTGAAAAACGTGCCAAGGAAGTGGGTATACGTAAGGTAGCCGGTGCGCCCCGTCGCTTGCTCATTGGCCAATTCTTAGGCGAATCAATCATTATTGCAGCAATTTCGGGCGTTATAGCGCTAATTGTAGTATTGCTGTCGTTGCCTGCATTTAACACACTTACGCAAAAAGAACTGAGCTTGTCTTTCAACAACCCGGTTTTCTGGTTATCGTTGATATCATTTATCCTAATTACGGGTATAGTAGCAGGCAGTTACCCTGCATTTTATCTTTCGTCATTTAAACCGGTAAGCGTACTAAAAGG encodes the following:
- a CDS encoding NADPH-dependent FMN reductase, which encodes MNSNNKRMLNILAISGSLRHQSSNIAILEYLKQSAANHQFTIYDDMGSLPHFNPDLDTDTPPESVSNLRKHLKIADAILICSPEYAFGVPGSLKNLLDWTVSSGDFVDKPVALITASSQGQYAHEALLRTLGAISAKIPEGGSLLIPFIRTKINNEGKFIDNETERACYNVLKALVSAAA
- a CDS encoding sensor histidine kinase, translating into MIFNRYEWRLILRVILLFLSLTAAALLLARSSYVYSVALLPVIIYLVIELMRFQWKAQAEVDQFVESVQYRDFSRHFDEHHAPNELKPLRKGFNEINNTFKTINREREQQYHYLQKVLELVNTGILSFEPENGEIGWINESFKKLLGIPYLKTIASLEKREPQLYQEVIGLKPGESKVVTLSKDRQLFKVLVTASLLRSENKTYKLLAFQNVSEALDENESKAWSKLLNVMTHEIMNSVAPISSLADTLKKRLQGIDKKDSVVSEDLEDLELGIDTIKRRSEGLLKFTESYRNLNKITKLDLEKVLVCDLFENLNTLMQPTLEKKYIELDIILRDLNLAIELDLNLIEQVLINLLINAIEAVKDRDEPQIILSGEHVGTKTIIKISDNGVGMPPEILEKIFIPFFSTRKTGSGIGLSLCKQIMQLHKGSIQVQSVEGQGSAFILTFNE
- a CDS encoding sigma-54-dependent transcriptional regulator, whose product is MILKKATVLVVDDDPDVLTAVKLLLKPQVLEVITDKNPENLNSLLQRNQVDLLLLDMNFNSAINTGNEGIYWLRKVKEWKPNLCVIMITAYGDIDLAVRSLKEGANDFVVKPWHNEKLIETITDLLDKKEGDKSSKPAKPKAGSTMILGESEAMSDIFHKVNKIAPTDANILILGENGTGKDLMAKAIHERSLRANKPFVKVDVGALTDTLFESELFGHKKGAFTDAREDRAGRFEEAEGGTLFLDEIGNISLQQQAKLLTVLQNRQVTRLGTNKPVDINIRLICATNVPLNELANENRFRKDLIYRINTVEITMPPLRRRSNDIVVLARHFANMYANKYLKPAVDFDAAAVQKLKSYHYPGNVRELQYTIERAVIMADDQILHPDDLIFSVLETTPTEKFDDNENIQLSTLEKNAILKVIEKHNGNITRAAKELGLTRTALYRRLSKYDI
- a CDS encoding efflux RND transporter periplasmic adaptor subunit, giving the protein MDRKIEKKTWNTKRIMTIAGISAVVLLVGGSILFTSGKSKLNVDTERITISDIKKGSFQEFIPVNGVVMPITTIYLDASEGGRVEQKYVEDGAEVKKGDPILKLSNTDLELNLANQETQVYAAQTQMQISHNNAQQNTVTKLNQMADVDNSLRDAERIYKLDKHLYEQKAIGSQEWQKAQNDYNYQVYRKKLTMQIMKQDTVSTRQQDAQSREQYAQMKKTLELMRQKVADLTVRAPIDGQLTSMDAEIGQNKNKGERLGQIDVLSGYKVRVDIDEHYITRIFNGLMGDFSLGDKTYKLKIKKIFTQVTNGRFQVDMQFIGEVPKTIRRGQTLQIRLALSDETQALLVPKGGFYQQTGGNWIFKLSDDGKTAYRVDIQLGRQNPDYYEVLQGLKPGDKVVTSSYDNYGDMQELVLKK
- a CDS encoding ABC transporter ATP-binding protein translates to MIRITNLEKYYRTEEVETIALNKLNMEVKKGEFVAIMGPSGCGKSTLLNILGMLDDPDGGSYVFNDIEVAHFNERKRADLRKHNIGFVFQSFNLIDELTVFENVELPLIYTGVAASERVKRVEEVLDKMQIMHRRNHYPQQLSGGQQQRVAIARAVVNKPKLILADEPTGNLDSSNGNEVMELLTDLNEQGTTIVMVTHSEHDARYSHRIIRLLDGQTVVENIMI
- a CDS encoding ABC transporter permease — its product is MLKNYLKIAWRNLWKNKAFSAINIAGLTIGMASAALILLWVQNELSFDRGYPKKDRIYVAYNRAKFDGKLWCWATTPKILGPTIKADYPQVEDVARYNQAGFLFTYGDRKLNISGGFTDPGFLNVFDFTVLKGDAKTALKDNYSIAVTQKMAKKLFGTEDVIGKVVKIDSNANFTVTALLKDLPNNTSFNFDYLLPWSYMKQIKYDDDYWGNNSVATYVLLKPGVNIDAFNKQVKNITRSHSKGTEENEVFLWPADKWHLYAKFVDGKNTGGYISTVRQFAAIALFILLIACINFMNLSTARSEKRAKEVGIRKVAGAPRRLLIGQFLGESIIIAAISGVIALIVVLLSLPAFNTLTQKELSLSFNNPVFWLSLISFILITGIVAGSYPAFYLSSFKPVSVLKGTFKAANALITPRKLLVIMQFTFATIFVIYIIVIKRQIDYAQQRDNGYKKDNLVYTMMTGEISKHYNAIREDLINSGAAVGVTKTGSPITQRWSDSWGVDWSGKQPGSKIDFVIFNSDGNFVKTLGLKVAQGRDIDMKTFPTDSSAAVLNEAAAKAMGFKNPIGQLIKKDDHTWHIVGVVQDFIIGSPYEPVSPMIIQGPASWFNVIHYKLNPAHSTAQNLKLAEDVFKKYNPDYPFEYKFVDEDYAEKFKNEQKLGTLGGLFAGLTIFISCLGLFGLATYMAQNRMKEIGVRKVLGASVTRITTLLSFDFLKLVLISFAIAAPIAWLTMREWLNSYSYRITIGAGVFLAAGTVTIVLALATVSFQAIKAATSNPVKSLRSE